GATCATCTGCACGTCACCGGATGAAATTTTTTCATCCCCATAGCTGGAAATTTTTAAAAAATCAATCTCAACGTCCAGCTCAATGTTACGCACCAGGTCGGCAATAAAAATAAAACTGCCGTTCAGTATACCAATGATAATGGGTATTGTTCCCCGGTAATCCCGGGTGATTTCCCGGCCGAGTTCTCGGGTACGTTTTTGAATGTCCTCGTGAGACAGCAGACAGCGAAATGATTGATCGTGGACAACTTTTTCAAATTCAGATTTTTCGTTCAATGTCGAGTTCCAGTTTTA
This genomic window from candidate division KSB1 bacterium contains:
- the hpt gene encoding hypoxanthine phosphoribosyltransferase, encoding MNEKSEFEKVVHDQSFRCLLSHEDIQKRTRELGREITRDYRGTIPIIIGILNGSFIFIADLVRNIELDVEIDFLKISSYGDEKISSGDVQMIKDINADLKGRDVLIVEDIVDTGLSVTFLKKHLSERQPASIKFASLLFKKEVAKLDFNVDYVGFEIPNDFVVGFGLDHKQILRNLPDIYVMD